The stretch of DNA tctctctctcctcctcctccctactgtacacctctctctctctctcttcctcctccctactgtacacctctctctctctcctccctactgtacacatctctctctcctccctactgtacacatctctctctcctccctactgtacacctctctctctctcctccctactgtacacctctctctctctcctccctactgtacacctctctctctctcctccctactgtacacctatctctctctctcctccctactgtacacctctctctctctctctctcctcctcctccctactttacacctctctctctctctctatcctcctcctccctactgtacacctctctctctccccctccctactgtacacctctctctctccccctccctactgtacacctctctccctctacccctccctactgtacacctctctctctctctccccctcctcctccctactgtacacctctctctctctctctctctccctctccctactgtacacctctctctctctcctccctactgtacacctctctctcctcctccttcttactgtacacctctctctctctaatccctctAACAGCAGGTCTCTCTCACCTCCTTGCGGCTCTCGTCCAGCTCCTTGGTATTCTCTACGGTCACCATGGTGCTGTTGGAGTTGGGCAGGTAGGCCACGGTGCCCGCCGCATTGTTGGCCCCATCCTGGCAGTTCTCACTGAGCATCATTCCCACCGCCCCTCCCCTTGGTGGGAACTTTCCGTCCATAATCATCTCGAAGCCTTTCGGAGTTGTGTCCCCCTCCGTCTCCACGACGATGCCGTGCTTGTCAGCGCGGTAACGCTTGGCCATGTACTTGTAGAAAAGAAGGCGTCGGTCGGCGATCCAGGCCAGGATCACACACACTGGGAAGTAGAGCAGGGTGACCAGGGCCTCCCACACCTGAACACAAACAAAGACAGGGGACCATTACAAGACATACATCCGAACTGGGATTAATTGTTTTATACACAtttgctaacacacacacacacacacacacacacctccactacTCCGGGTGAGATGAcagagaggatgaggaagagccAGATATAGGCGAAGATACTCCAGAAGGCTGTGATGAAGAACACACGCAGGTGTTTGATCTTCCTGGTCTCTCCTTCAGGGATGACCCACACACAGATGGCGATGATCACAAACATGTTGAAGGCAGCGCTGCCCACAATGGTGCCAGGGCCCAGCTCACCCGCCTCAAACCCGTGCCCACACACCTAACAccgggagacagaggagagagacttttAGTATAAATCAAAAAGGCCATGTACAAATTGTACGTAAATGTTATATTGGTAAGATTTGACAATACGTTTAAAGTAGATATCCGTTTCATTTTCAGCTTCATTCCAGTAtaatacactgctgctgataTGATGTCGCTGTGAGGGGGTGTTTATGATGTGACACCCATTTATGAGATGTGGTCGGGGGAGTCTTTATGATGTGACACCCACTTATGAGTTGTGGTCGGGGGAGTCTTTATGATGTGACACCCACTTATGAGATGTGGTCGGGGGAGTCTTTATGATGTGACACCCACTTATGAGTTGTGGTCGGGGGAGTCTTTATGATGTGACACCCACTTATGAGTTGTGATCGGGGGAGTCTTTATGATGTGACACCCACTTATGAGATGTGGTCGGGGGAGTCTTTATGACGTGACACCCACTTATGAGTTGTGGTCGGGGGAGTCTTTATGACGTGACACCCACCTCTATGACCGACAGCAGGATCTCTGGGGCGGAGGAGCCTAGAGCCATCAGAGTCAGGTTGGACACCGTCTCGTTCCAGATACGTACAGTGGCCACAGACGTCTCTCCGCCTGGCATGGTGATGGTCACTTCCTTCTCctgcaggacagacagagaggggggggggtcacacaCACAGGTCA from Oncorhynchus clarkii lewisi isolate Uvic-CL-2024 unplaced genomic scaffold, UVic_Ocla_1.0 unplaced_contig_7046_pilon_pilon, whole genome shotgun sequence encodes:
- the LOC139401513 gene encoding sodium/calcium exchanger 3-like, with protein sequence MTCVCDPPPSLSVLQEKEVTITMPGGETSVATVRIWNETVSNLTLMALGSSAPEILLSVIEVCGHGFEAGELGPGTIVGSAAFNMFVIIAICVWVIPEGETRKIKHLRVFFITAFWSIFAYIWLFLILSVISPGVVEVWEALVTLLYFPVCVILAWIADRRLLFYKYMAKRYRADKHGIVVETEGDTTPKGFEMIMDGKFPPRGGAVGMMLSENCQDGANNAAGTVAYLPNSNSTMVTVENTKELDESRKE